The nucleotide window CGTCTCTGTACctgaaattaaagttgttttACATTGTTCTTTATTATTTGATCAACGTATAGGAATTCAAATGCTAGTCATAGTTCCTCAATCCGACCTCAATCCGTTCGTGAAGTTTTCTCTGCACTCCCATTTGTAGTTGCAGAACCTGAGCAATCTGCAAGCTTCTGATAAACAAAACTCAGTAAGTAGATGATCTTGTTTCATATCGATTCAATTAGTTTCATGATTTCATCAGATATATAAATAGGATCTATTTCTAACGATTACTCATTAATCTGACTCTGAGTTCCATCGTCGACATTTCCTCTCAAATGGGTATCAATATTCTGTATATCTCTGAAATCTGCAATAAACAAAATGATATTTATGAAAATCTCCCACAAAGCCATGAATGGGAAAATGAATGTTCACTCGATCTGTTTCACTGAAGTCACCTTCGTGGTTAGTGTTAATACTTGTTTCTGATGGTTGACTTTTTACCAGTCTATCTTTCTGCAAATGGCTCTTCAAGTGGTACAAAGTAAGTCCATGAATCCCCATCACTCTCATCAGACCCTTTGGTGTTGCTTCTGCATAAAATACAAACACAAAACACTTACATTGTGAATTCCAAATTCAGTCGATGAATTCGAGTAGAAGATATTGAAGGTTTATCCTCAACTGTCTGCGCCACCGAGCTGGTTCACCGCTTCAACAAATTTTTGGTGAAGCTCTGGAGTCCACTTGAGCCTAGGCTTTGCATCAGTAGACATTACCAAGTTCATTTTTTGAGTCTGCATATTTGGTAGACAAATTTGGAAGAGGAAGGGTGAAACATAAATGTGCAGTAGTAtttgatcttctttttcttaGGGTACGGTTCAATATGTGACAGATGGTGATGgtctttataaaaaaatttagaggAGTTGATGTTGTTTGTATGTACGTTCTCACTCCATATCTGGAAACATGAGTGGAAGGGAATATATGCTCATGAGCTGTGActcttcctttctctctctactaacttttcttttttaatttttatcactttttttccctttcttctttGACTTGAATGGGGTGGGAGAATCTCTGATGCagcaaaaacagagagagattaAAAACAGACTTCAATTTTGAGATTG belongs to Tripterygium wilfordii isolate XIE 37 chromosome 2, ASM1340144v1, whole genome shotgun sequence and includes:
- the LOC120011512 gene encoding myb family transcription factor PHL8-like isoform X1; protein product: MQTQKMNLVMSTDAKPRLKWTPELHQKFVEAVNQLGGADKATPKGLMRVMGIHGLTLYHLKSHLQKDRLVKSQPSETSINTNHEDFRDIQNIDTHLRGNVDDGTQSQINESLQIAQVLQLQMGVQRKLHERIEVQRRLQLRIEAQGKYLQSVLKKAREMLFGYGSSTISLGLVKAELSHLVSVVNSRCPSPSVSELTETGGSMPKQVERKQMRGTVCSVESSLTSSESSGRKEEKQPKNDSGETLKPTMTSTEHPLMDIYQNHNHPIHGMVLD
- the LOC120011512 gene encoding myb family transcription factor PHL8-like isoform X2, with the translated sequence MQTQKMNLVMSTDAKPRLKWTPELHQKFVEAVNQLGGADKATPKGLMRVMGIHGLTLYHLKSHLQKDRLVKSQPSETSINTNHEDFRDIQNIDTHLRGNVDDGTQSQINESLQIAQVLQLQMGVQRKLHERIEVQRRLQLRIEAQGKYLQSVLKKAREMLFGCPSPSVSELTETGGSMPKQVERKQMRGTVCSVESSLTSSESSGRKEEKQPKNDSGETLKPTMTSTEHPLMDIYQNHNHPIHGMVLD